aacgcataaaaaatattgtatctttATTTGCTTTATCATCcgacaaaaatgaaactttaataaaagataaataatgtatACAAATGTGAAAAAAAGTATCGACAACAAATccgatgtatatatatatatgacatCGGATAAATCCGATTTCTTATCGAAGGAAATTGGTTCTCTTCCAAGCAGCCAATTAATTCCGCGTTGCAGTATTGGCAGCGGTACAATAAGGTTCTGTGCAAAAGAAATGCTAAATTTATctgttgtaacgtaatacgcagTAACAGTTCGAGCGTTTGCGTTCGGGGTATACTACCAGTGCTGTATTTATTAGAAAGCAAGttaatcgaaaaaatatttagacaaATCAAGGCTAATTGTAAACTTAGAAGAAGtgaatcaattaatatttataaaagctCAAATATCGTAGTATAAAGAATAAGGTAAGAGTCGAAAGAAAGTTGTTAGTAGAAAATTGTAGATAATTTAGTCGtaagaaaaatagttttatcaACGTTGCattcgtaaatataaatattaattagaatttattaatatcaacgAATGATCGATAAAGTACTTCCGTTCGATTGTTTCATTTATCGtcgaacttttattatattccgTGTTTGAataatacttataattttaattccgACTTGTATCTTTTTACAATATCGGTACgataggaaataattaaaacgaattacTGTATTTCTATAAAGCCTATAACACGAATTATTCTCAATTAACCTCAGATCGTAATTCCTTCGGAATcatgtaaaaatgtatttgagacgctttggaaaatttttccaatttaacATCTTTTATAACTGAAAGTAATATTACCGTGTTAACATTCTAACTACGAATAACGTGATCGATCTGTTACTTTAAATAGATTATTCGGCAGAACTTCAAGTGTTTTAAAACTGAACGAATTATCGAAGGGAATATTCCCACCGATCGAAAATAATGCTAATGTttaattcaaagaattttttactGTCAATTATACGTgaacaacaaattttctacgattaacgatattacttatcgtttcttaatattatgtaattaaaatatttttccactaTCCTCaggaatataaagaaatttaccAATGGTTGACGTTAACCATtgatatttaaagtaatattatttaaaattccgtATACTTCAGACTTTAAAGACTCCAAAGAAGGGTCTCAAGCGATACGTTGCCTGTTTAATCATCGAAGCATCGCACGATTAAGCACAGTTTGactgaaattacattttcatcgcAGAATATAACCCAAAACTTTCACAAAAAGTAAGAACGCGGTGAGAAACTTTTTTCTTgctaattttctatttcttcctaATTGCctttcgaaaagaaagaaggaaatgaaaatttacttatCGAACGGTGCCCTCCTCATTTCGACGTTCTATGCACAGTTCGCTCGTTCCTTTCCTCCTTATCTTGAGGCAGTTTCCCTTTTCGCGACAATTCTTTTGCGAATTTACGTAACTCGCGAGCTTACTATACTCCGAACGAAGTGGACTGTACGGAAAGTGAACGAATCTCACGACGAAGGCTCCCTCGCCATGAAAGACAAAATCGCATCTTACAAAATGTTCCCTGGCACGCACGGACTTGGCCGGTTAGGCACACACAACCGCGGCAACTTCGTCAGCGCGGCACTTAGTGGCTAGCGGTCACCAGCATCGTCCGGTACTGGCTCATTCATGCCCGAGACTTATGGCAAAGAAACCGAACGCGGaacagatatttatttttatatcaaacagattatcataaatttcttGCAAACGTGACGGAAAATTTCACGCTCCAGCTACATCGTTCGATAAACATTTGCTTTTTTTCGATTCACCTACATACGTAACCGAATCCTCTTCCAATGGAGTCGCCCAAATGCTCAATCGTTCGAAGGACAAGCTCGATGCTTGGTCAAGCTTCCCTTGTCGCTTCTACCTTTATTTCTTAACAATCGAAACACTATGATTCTTCttccttcaaatttttttttcttatctgtAACGTTCACTTGAATGAATTACTGCATAAGCACAGGATGCTTTATAATAGCGCCTAGCCGTCGCTATACCAACTTCCCGACTGCCTTGAGTCGTCTTCGGTAAAAATAGACTATCAGAAAGCGACACCTTAGAAATCAGTGGCTGTTGCTGTACACCACATAAGTTATAGCATCTATTCTATGCCGTCACAATTTCTCTTAAACaactttatcattttatcataataaacGTTATCGATATGCAATAAACGATAGAAGCCGAAAAATTGTCTGACGAGAGATATCTCAGATAAATGATAATCtgtttttctatttgaaaCGGCCGTATGTTAAACGTCAAATATCTATCtcatgataaaatttatacctagaaaattgaaatatatctttggaataatacacatttaaattaataaaagtatattgtttttaactttaaatcaataattacgtaatttgttttcgttatttagaactataaaaacatttattatacgatacattGAATTCCGAAAAagtatttcttcgtttataaaattaaaactgatatctatttattgtcatatacatgtaaaattaattatattagtcCCAATCGTCACTATTGATATCTTTCACGATATCTGTATTTTCTTTAGGTAAGTCAATATCCTTGATGTCTTTGCTAactttcatctttttcctttttggtCTAGAACATTTCTCAGATTTTCCCTCATCGGATTTTATCCTCATATCAAAATCACTCTCGTCGctgctttcttctttatcttctttgcctttctttaattttcttatagtTGGTAAACTATATTCAGCGATATCTTCGTTCTTCGTAAGTAGTTTAAGTTTCTGAGATTGGTGGATTTTTATCCAAGATTCATAGAATTTCGATAACGATGTACCTTGCACTTTTATCTTGTTCTCCCAGTTCTTTATCTCctgcatattttttaaatcaattacgGTTTTATTACGTTCTGTTTCGATATATTTCCTGTTTTCCACAATTTTATCTAACagctgtttcatttttctacaatAGTTTGCTATGTgacatttctttaaaaatgcCTTTAGCTAGAAACAAAAACGAGTAAGCATGTAAAACCTCCATTCGAGGTTCAAgcttttaatatcttcattatctattatgtatatagtatacatactataattatactttatcACATCATCAAATGAAAACATCCATAATTAACAAcggataatattaattttagtttatttatagtataatagtataatttcgtttatttaatttataccatctattcaaatataaataattgactTACCTGTATTATGcatgatatatataaatccGGAAAATACACTGTATGACTATCTTTAGCAGCATTCTCTAAGATAAGCTTATATATTGAATCAACAACATTGTCTTTAAAACCATTTTCCTGTAATTGGGACTTAGACATCCTTAAGATACAAATGAAGGGTGTTGGCTTCATTGATACTGCCTTATGTCTCTTATTAAAATCGTAGGAATTTAATATCTGCAAACATAAAGAATCtcataatatacaaaagatttaaatattgttatagtGACGTCAATTGTAAATGGAttcatatacatttaaataagggttttaaatgaaaaaaatggaaaatgtttttGTTAAACGATGAAATTGGTGCTTGCAACTAAATATTTGcgttatttatcaaaatactacaattgatttctaaaattatttttcatcttttctgACAAAAAACTTTAACACGTCATACCTCTAATAAAAATGGTAATACAGGTATAAATGTTCCAGTTTCTCTAGAAATATCTATTAACATTTGTAAACAGTGAAATCTCAGGGGATAATATTGTGGCGTTGGTATTACTTTTATAGTTCCTATGATAATCtgtaaatacataatacatgctaaatatttgattgataaaaaaaattataatattgaaaataaaagtacacACTTGTACAAGAGGATATAAAAGTGAATGTAACATGGAATCactttttgataaatttatcaacTCTGACCAAAATCTTAATGAATTTATGTACTGCCAATTGTACACAGCTTGAAAATGTTCCTGCAATGCATTAGATATagattgatttattaataaaacataatattaacAGAAAAGTATACGTAGTATTttactgtaaatattattacctttttttttaaagtcaTAGCATTTCTTAAATGAATAGCTAGCTGTCTAATATATAAGAAAGCGTGATTGTAAGCTAAATTACTATCAAGCAGATACATTTCAACTAAAGAATGtctcataaaatttattgcagGTAAAGTTGTAAGGGATacaaatttagaattttcaacatattttacatacatcgTCTGcaacatattaatttaaaaatattaactgtACCtcgctatattttttattatatatattataaataccaatatagtattaaaattatatttttaccttaAATAATGTTTCTAAAACAGATTCTCGATTGCTGGTCGCAATACGTAATATgttcaaaaaagaaacaacacGAACAGTTTCTTCTCCAGTTGAccaaaatttcaacaaaatcttCAATAATGGCTTAGTTAATGATGAAAATGACTGTGTATATGGTAACATTTGATGTAAATGTTTTAAGAGGATTGTGAGAATATTAGACGACgttacattttgtaatatctataaataaatacacatatatgtagcTACAATGATTAAAATCCACCATGCtcaatgtttaaatattagtaATGGTACTTACCTTAATTAAATCTGTTAAATATGacttgagaatattttttacttttccaaACCGTTTAAGCTTATGAATTTGAGATTGAGTTTCCGAACTCAGTTTTAAATAACGCTTAAATGCATCCGGTAAATACAGTATACACAGTTGTACAACTTCATTAAacactaaaaaatattttaattgttgaagtagaaaatacatttattcaatattaatattgaatgcTAAAAAAACCAACCTGCACCACCCTCTACTTTATATTGTAAGAATTCTGGATCATCAGATTCGGCTACAGTCTGTAACGCGGCATGGAAAGCTTCTACAGCACATTTAATCGTTTTAGATGACCTGGAAAGTTATATACAGACGCatatagtacatatatacaaactAATGCAACCAGTTTAATTAATAGCGGTATAAAATGAattactaatataaaacagtacTTGTCTTTTTGAATGTCTTCTTGccatgtttttaataatttcaatgtgATTTTTCGTTTGTCCCTTATTTCACTACCTTGATCCATTTCATAATCACTCTCGTCGCTAGCAAcctgaaattttatacatataaaataatatttttcttattttccgtcttattttttatatcaaatagtTCTGGTTTCGTTAATATATggagatatttcattttcataccTCTAAACGACTACTGGGTATATGTTTTGTATCTAATTCATTTAATGAAGATTTATCGTCATCATTAATATCATCATCCTCGTctgatatattaaattctaaaagatttttgtcattttcttttaaatatttataaaactcaGGATCTGTGTCCTTCAATCTCATTAAAGATTTCTTATGTTCCACTGGATCCATGTCACTTTCGCTACTTCCAGCATCATCTTCATAGGTATTTTGACCTatcacataatatataaaattctgtataaataaaatataattttttgtgacttctgaagaaaataaagtaatatcttttttcaattatatattacatatattatatgttttatagatatcacttttttttttataatatatccaATGTATAAGCTTTTTCAAAAGCTAAGTACGTATAACACATGGTTGTAGAATATGTTAATGATTAAGATTAAACCATTTTTCAGagatgttatacatatataaaaaaaagttcttTTTGTACATTACTAAGAATACTTAAGTGCAAAAGATACAGACACTATGTATTTACAGTTAATACAGCACAGAAAACTTTTACTTGTTCcttctttaaaattgtttaacttGCACAAACATTCGATCAGAATCATAACAACAAAATAAAGTATCGTTGCaaaatcattattaaaaagttgatacaatatttataatttaatatatgcaaATTATACACATGTCACACACGTATCGTCcttatataattcaaattcaaattcccTATAATCCCacatattttgatatatctAATTTCCATagattattcataattataaatcaaaatatttatcaatgttTTAAAGTAATTGTTTCACCCGTGCCCAAGATTCAAATGTATCCTTGAGGTTAATATATGATTTTGGATATCTTGAACCGAAAAGATATGAAAACGCTGTTGactatttactttatttaattgtttctttcattcataAGTACCTTgttcattattatcattgcCATTTAATTCGTCGTCAAAAATTTGATCAAAGAAGTCATCCATAGTTGCATCTTTTAATTGCTTTCTCTTCTTTGTAACaagtttttttgtttttccctTCACagatttttccttctttattttcatgatttaACTGCAAGCAGAAACGagttaaacataaatttatacatatgtacaaataaatttcaagaaataatattgatacaataaatataacctATAAAACTTCTACTTCTATTTTCTTAGTTTGATATTatgttcttataaaatatatgatacgtaccatataaaaataaaaagaaaatgagaatactgtttatttatgttatatgatatttttggTTTTTAGACTAAAATGTTTACGATTCTAGCTCGTTTTAAACATTACTTCAGCTTCCCACGTGCATAACTTGATTAATCAATAACACATTTAATGTTGGTAACTGTAGGTACTTGACATAACTTTTGATgttgataaaatagaaatcatCCCTATCATTAAGTACTTTCAGTGATCTTTATCGATTGGACGAGGAGGTATCTTTccaaaaaaatcttttttctaaaattatcatCGCAACAGAGATATCTAATAATACATCTTCAATACGAATAAacaatagaagaaataaataaattcattttacgaAGGACGagaagtaattatttattacctaATACTCGTataatagttaataaatttaataatatttgaattaaaaattaagaaaatttactaCTAAATGTTCGAATTATTATACCGATAATTAAgatgttttacattattataatctGTATACATGTTTCAGGCAATCGCTATGTACGCAGATTTTGTAAAATCTTGTTCGCAAATAACATGCTTCTTTCCTCAATATACTGTtctattttaagaaaaaataccTATATTTTAACAACTATTTGCTAAAGAAAAGGAGTCTTAAATAACTTGGTAGTAAGCAAATTCATTACGTAACAAACtgtagaagaaataaattaacaacgTGCTGTGCACGCTACCTAAACAATATTAGCAGGGTCATGATCTCGATTACCACCAACAGGGGATACTATCGATACGATATAATTCTTAAAACATTGGAAACCTGAGTTTAAAAAAGATGTTAATGTAACGTAAAAAGCTGATATATAACgagtaattaagaaataattgagATTAGGACAGTCACAGAATGATAATAATGCTTTGTTCAGTGTTATCCTACGAGTTTCTCAAACAGTGAACatgtacatatgcatatatattgtacatatatacatacaattacGAAACATCGGAGACTTCTGTCCATTGGCTTtatatttctctaaaaatcgatgaatttttttaaatatcacttACAATTTCCGATAcgtaaaaagatttaaaactTCGTTTAAAAAGTAGGAAATGACCTTGAAgtatcgagaaaaaaaaaaaaatacaagtaaCAGGAAAGTTTCGAATACTGCATTATGTGTCCAGCTTATCATACGAGATTCTCGTACGAACCAATTTTTGCTAACGTTATCACTTATGCCGACTTATGGAATTATCGACAAGTTTCGCTTATTTACGTATCTTATCCTACGCAATTTAATATATgcacatatatgtattcatATATGTGCGATGTATTCGTGTACGTGCCTCTAATGGGTACATATAAAAGCCGTTAAGGtgtacgtttaaaaaaaagcggaatataaagatacagaaacattgagataatttttcttaaataacatACGTCTTCGCGAAATATCAAATTgacattaaattttgtaaataaaatagtagtCTTTTATGTCAAAATTTGGAACAGAAGCTAATTTACTATTGAAAAGCGTCGAGCTTCGTTCATCCCAAGCAGTTAACGAAATATCTTCGAAAGCGCTGTTCATGATCTTACCAcggtatttatttaaataattatttactttaattatagtaaataatcTAGGTAATCTTTGCTGACTTTTGTGTAGGCGCCTAATCGACTAAATAAAGAAAGCGACAAACAATTCTTATATCGTCATTACGGTCTTCGAATTTGACGTTCATAGACGTCACTTCCCATagtacaatgaaaaataaagcgTATCGACGATAGATAATAGAAGAACCGCGTCGTTAAAATATATGCAATGTTTCCCGCAGAGATAGTTGAATCTAGAGCGTTAtcgttaattaagaaattagtaTGAAACCGATTGGCCGCTTGGAGCTTCTATTGCGATTAAAGTACGTAATAATGTTATGGATGTGTAGGACACAGAATTAAACGACATCTATAGAAAATCGAttgcttctttaaattttgatacgAAAGAATTCACTTGACGCGGACCACTTGGATATTTTCTAAGTAAATTCTTCTGTGAGACACTCGCTctgagagaaaaataaataagagaaaagattCCCAAAACGACTGGAAGTTGTTTCACTTGATGCGAAAGACAAAagtttgttacatttattcaaaaatatatattttataagatataaatcttTCGTTGTTTTGCAACGAACGTGACAAATGTAGCTGAAACTTAAAACTAAGAGAAACTAGATACACAGGTACGTTAgcaaatattgatttattatttttaatgtattttcgAAAGCCGTTTGAAAAACGTAAATCTATTTTACATTCCATCATACGTACGTATATCCTTTTctgtttaaaaatcaattttgaagTCGAGTTCAAAATGAGAATAACATCTTATAGCaactttatatgttatgtgCAATTAAccgaaatattaaatttggcATACGAAATGTACAAACAATATTGCATATGGCAGTAGTATAATTTATTGGTTTGCCCACTCTTGCGAGAATAATTAATGCGTGTTATGAAACACCCTGTCTGTCGCCAATGCAGCGTCTGACACACTGAAGGTTTGCATACAGTGGTGTATCATGCGTTTTCCTACTCTTATAAATTCTTCCAACGTATCTTTTATGACATCATTGTTTATCTGTAATATCGAAAAAACCATGTAATATTGGAAAAAATGAGAGAAGATAGCGATTTATAACAATCCGTAAAATCTCTTATCGTCTTCGTTacgttttcaaaatatacaacatGTGCGTAAGCTTACATTAGTTAATTATTGTCTGTATGTCGATTATGATTTCCAGAAAATATGGCAAAAAATTGTTGAgcaattaattcttttctcttaaatCGCGTGTATCTTTTAATCAACGTTCAACGATTTTAATTACAGTTTAAATTTGATTCAAGTGAAATTTAAcctgtaaattaattaaaattaaattaaatttgattagcTTATAGTAGATTAGTTACCAATGTACCGACACCATAGCTTTcgacgaaaattaaaataatattcgtatcaaagaatacgataaaaaaagaaatcgatacATGTTTAAATTACATTACTCTATTGGTAATGCTTGCTTTTAGATGCCCAAACCAATAGATGACACGAACGTCCAATAGATAAACATTTGTTGATCACTTCGTTAATAATACGAAGAGCTTGCGATTAAGATGCGACGTGTTGTGAAATTAAGACGTGTCGCAGAGTGCAGTTTAATTCCAttcaatctttatttttagcaACCATCGATATATTTAGCATAGTTTAATTCGAATAAGATGCTATCTTCATTGTCGCGCCTTTACCACATACGGCCGTGAAAGAAACATCGCGCGTACATACTCACGTGTCCTCGGTTAGCTCGAACTTACATATATAAACGATACGTGCACTCAGTTTGATGACTAAAACAGAATCGGATGGAGTTATAGCGCTTCACTGGGTTTACTTTGTTTCATTGTTCAACAGAAATTATCTGAACGTCAAAGTGCAACGTACTATAGCAACGaacgaaatgaatatttccaaGGTTGATTTGACCCATCAGTTAAAACACACAGGGAAACTCTGGTATCTTGTTAATCCCTACGAGACAATTTTTGAATTCCCACACGAAGTTCCTGATTATCAGCAGCAGGTAAccacatttatattttataataatataaagcgCGAAACTCGTCTCCTTTTACCGTTGCTGccgcaaaattatttatataattaacgaatagtaagttttgtatatttttgcgttaaattttaatacggTATTCGgtaaagaagataaaatttcgtaTGTTACGaagtttatgaaataatatgtagATACATACGTTATCGATAATACTGTAACAAACAAACATTGCATCAATTAAGATAAGTTAAATGTATACGTAGGTATGGTTACCATTTTTGGTCCTTATCGTATTGGAGCATATTATACTGGcctttaagaagaaaaaattccgCTTGAACGATCAAGTGACTTCCTTGTCTCAATGGATATTGCAAGAAACTAGCCGGTAAGTATAggtaatttttgaaatgtatTACTGCCCATTGCAATTAGGAAAGACGAATTTTAAACATTGGTAcgatactatgaa
This genomic window from Bombus pyrosoma isolate SC7728 linkage group LG4, ASM1482585v1, whole genome shotgun sequence contains:
- the LOC122566873 gene encoding nucleolar complex protein 2 homolog, with product MKIKKEKSVKGKTKKLVTKKRKQLKDATMDDFFDQIFDDELNGNDNNEQGQNTYEDDAGSSESDMDPVEHKKSLMRLKDTDPEFYKYLKENDKNLLEFNISDEDDDINDDDKSSLNELDTKHIPSSRLEVASDESDYEMDQGSEIRDKRKITLKLLKTWQEDIQKDKSSKTIKCAVEAFHAALQTVAESDDPEFLQYKVEGGAVFNEVVQLCILYLPDAFKRYLKLSSETQSQIHKLKRFGKVKNILKSYLTDLIKILQNVTSSNILTILLKHLHQMLPYTQSFSSLTKPLLKILLKFWSTGEETVRVVSFLNILRIATSNRESVLETLFKTMYVKYVENSKFVSLTTLPAINFMRHSLVEMYLLDSNLAYNHAFLYIRQLAIHLRNAMTLKKKEHFQAVYNWQYINSLRFWSELINLSKSDSMLHSLLYPLVQIIIGTIKVIPTPQYYPLRFHCLQMLIDISRETGTFIPVLPFLLEILNSYDFNKRHKAVSMKPTPFICILRMSKSQLQENGFKDNVVDSIYKLILENAAKDSHTVYFPDLYISCIIQLKAFLKKCHIANYCRKMKQLLDKIVENRKYIETERNKTVIDLKNMQEIKNWENKIKVQGTSLSKFYESWIKIHQSQKLKLLTKNEDIAEYSLPTIRKLKKGKEDKEESSDESDFDMRIKSDEGKSEKCSRPKRKKMKVSKDIKDIDLPKENTDIVKDINSDDWD